A stretch of Candidatus Krumholzibacteriota bacterium DNA encodes these proteins:
- a CDS encoding geranylgeranylglycerol-phosphate geranylgeranyltransferase → MRRLYGFIRIIRPHNAAAAALSAGAGHVLAGGGWPPALLLWATALVTAAGNVINDLRDRDIDAVNKPGRPIPSGTVSTRAAGILYAALLVGAAAAAAALPASLAAWILIWALLLHLYSARLKRLFLAGNLLVSVVSASGFLLGAFAAGRIAAGWVPAAFTFAFVLGRELVKDCEDEAGDAACGARTVPIVSGRRRALAAATTIFVFLALLFPLPAITGFYGRGYAVVVAAGLEPILVASIALASRGRRLGLVSLLLKAGMFVGIVAFLSG, encoded by the coding sequence ATGAGAAGACTGTACGGCTTCATCAGGATCATCCGGCCGCACAACGCGGCGGCCGCCGCCCTCTCGGCCGGCGCGGGACACGTTCTCGCCGGCGGGGGATGGCCGCCGGCCCTTCTGCTGTGGGCGACGGCCCTCGTCACGGCGGCGGGAAACGTCATCAACGATCTCCGCGACCGCGACATCGACGCGGTCAACAAGCCGGGGCGTCCCATTCCGTCCGGGACGGTCTCGACGCGGGCGGCGGGGATCCTCTACGCCGCTCTGCTCGTCGGCGCGGCGGCCGCGGCGGCCGCCTTGCCGGCATCTCTCGCCGCATGGATCCTCATCTGGGCCCTGCTCCTCCATCTCTACTCGGCGAGGCTCAAGCGGCTCTTCCTCGCCGGGAACCTGCTCGTCTCCGTCGTCTCGGCGTCCGGATTCCTGCTCGGCGCATTCGCCGCCGGTCGCATCGCGGCGGGGTGGGTGCCGGCCGCCTTCACCTTCGCGTTCGTTCTTGGACGGGAACTGGTCAAGGACTGCGAGGACGAGGCGGGCGACGCCGCCTGCGGCGCGCGTACCGTCCCGATCGTCTCGGGACGCCGGCGGGCGCTCGCCGCGGCGACGACGATCTTCGTTTTTCTCGCCCTGCTCTTTCCCCTTCCCGCGATCACCGGATTCTACGGGAGGGGGTACGCGGTCGTTGTCGCCGCCGGGCTCGAGCCGATCCTCGTCGCGTCGATCGCGCTCGCCTCGCGCGGGCGGCGTCTCGGTCTCGTCTCCCTGCTCCTCAAGGCGGGGATGTTCGTC
- a CDS encoding tetratricopeptide repeat protein encodes MTIRWERLFELARGERSEEGREIVRLGRKVGEGTARPEEAIELARHLVRRNDARRAEEVLAGVLRDDAACTEDVCDACELLERIGSWDRAFAGYDRLRGHEGTGALPVYRMGRLLEKQGRLDEAIATHGEAIEIEPDNPECYYRLGVAYTKSHRYDEAERLYRQAIAIDPTHAKSYTNLGYILDLGGRRNAALQQFRKAVQHNPRSAEAHFNLGALYGEEGNREQAIKEFRIGIEIDPGCVEGHYNLGVALINEGRYDDAEEEFRKILRLEGDNVNAFFYLGYLSYRRGVYARALKYLKQAVCLNPGNATILYYIGECYNRMEQPRKALDYYKKVTEINPGDTRVYFSLGISYEKQDDKRKARECYRMAADSRCDGPGRLQPTE; translated from the coding sequence AGATCGTCAGGCTCGGCCGGAAGGTCGGGGAGGGGACGGCGCGGCCGGAGGAGGCGATCGAGCTCGCGCGGCATCTCGTCCGCCGAAACGACGCGCGGCGCGCCGAGGAGGTGCTCGCCGGCGTTCTCCGCGACGACGCGGCGTGCACGGAGGACGTGTGCGACGCGTGCGAGCTTCTCGAGCGCATCGGGTCGTGGGACCGCGCATTCGCGGGCTACGATCGTCTCCGCGGGCACGAGGGGACGGGGGCGTTGCCCGTCTACCGCATGGGCCGCCTCCTCGAGAAGCAGGGGCGTCTCGACGAGGCGATCGCCACGCACGGCGAGGCGATCGAGATCGAGCCCGACAATCCCGAATGCTACTACCGCCTCGGCGTCGCCTACACGAAGAGCCACCGCTACGACGAGGCGGAGCGTCTCTACCGGCAGGCGATCGCCATCGATCCGACGCACGCGAAATCCTACACGAACCTCGGATACATCCTCGACCTGGGCGGCCGGCGAAACGCCGCGCTGCAGCAGTTCAGGAAGGCGGTCCAGCACAATCCGCGGAGCGCGGAGGCGCATTTCAATCTCGGGGCCCTCTACGGTGAGGAGGGGAACCGCGAACAGGCGATCAAGGAGTTCCGCATCGGGATCGAGATCGACCCGGGGTGCGTCGAGGGTCATTACAACCTCGGCGTCGCCCTCATCAACGAGGGCCGGTACGACGACGCCGAGGAGGAATTCCGCAAGATACTCAGGCTCGAGGGCGACAACGTCAACGCCTTCTTCTACCTCGGCTATCTCTCGTACCGGCGCGGCGTCTACGCCCGCGCGCTGAAGTACCTGAAACAGGCGGTGTGCCTCAACCCGGGGAACGCGACGATCCTCTACTACATCGGCGAGTGCTACAACCGGATGGAACAGCCGCGGAAGGCCCTCGACTACTACAAGAAGGTCACCGAGATCAACCCGGGCGACACGCGCGTCTACTTCAGCCTCGGCATCTCGTACGAAAAGCAGGACGACAAGCGGAAGGCGCGGGAGTGCTATCGGATGGCGGCCGATTCCCGGTGCGACGGTCCCGGGAGACTGCAGCCCACCGAATGA